A stretch of the Pedobacter sp. MC2016-14 genome encodes the following:
- a CDS encoding STAS domain-containing protein — MEKIPILRMGPFLLVTIQVDLYDRLALNLEEDLIETVSKTGAKGVLIDISVVSIVDSFMGRIIGNIASMSKILDAETVVVGMQPAVAITLIELGLPLTGVHTALNVERGMILLKSKVNLDEFDADQEEAEGDDYGFN, encoded by the coding sequence ATGGAAAAAATTCCTATATTAAGAATGGGGCCATTTTTATTGGTTACCATACAGGTTGATTTATATGACAGGCTTGCTTTAAATCTTGAAGAAGACCTTATAGAAACGGTTAGCAAAACTGGTGCTAAGGGAGTACTAATCGACATCTCAGTTGTTTCCATAGTTGATTCATTTATGGGACGGATTATCGGTAATATAGCGAGTATGTCAAAAATACTTGATGCCGAGACTGTTGTTGTTGGTATGCAGCCCGCAGTGGCTATTACTTTGATAGAACTTGGTTTACCGCTAACCGGGGTTCATACCGCTTTGAACGTGGAAAGAGGAATGATTTTATTGAAATCCAAAGTAAATCTTGACGAGTTTGACGCTGATCAGGAGGAAGCTGAAGGCGATGATTACGGTTTTAACTAA
- a CDS encoding anti-sigma regulatory factor: MLIQKDQDVVPFRNRVKDCAVKIKMGLVNQTKLITAASELVRNMLKYGHGGEVFIEIVSEGRNSGVRLIFKDKGPGIQDVELAMKDGYSTGKSLGLGLPGTKRLVNVFELKSEVGVGTTVSIIKWCNG; the protein is encoded by the coding sequence ATGCTGATTCAAAAGGATCAGGATGTGGTACCTTTTAGAAATCGCGTAAAAGATTGCGCCGTAAAAATTAAAATGGGACTTGTAAATCAAACCAAGTTGATTACAGCTGCTAGCGAACTTGTACGGAACATGCTAAAGTACGGCCATGGCGGAGAGGTTTTTATCGAAATAGTCTCCGAAGGGAGAAACTCTGGAGTAAGATTAATATTTAAAGATAAAGGTCCCGGAATACAGGATGTAGAATTGGCTATGAAAGATGGTTATTCCACAGGTAAGAGCCTTGGCTTAGGGCTCCCGGGAACAAAGCGGCTGGTCAATGTTTTTGAATTAAAAAGTGAGGTAGGCGTAGGTACTACAGTTTCTATTATAAAGTGGTGTAATGGTTAA
- a CDS encoding ATP-binding protein has translation MVNENYVSYPATDRSYYALLRKGIHKQALTAGFDDKKLAHLDIIVAEITTNIFKHTSGAEILCGVMGQGKHQYIEIISIDDGPGFTDLPNMLLDGVSSVNTLGHGLGSIKRLSDFFGIYSQKGWGTVLVARLHKQEYKEDLHPIVVTSLVVAKPSEIESGDGCMYKSSERYFKLFLMDGLGHGPEAHQAVMEGFNAFKLCPYHDPAEIIRYMHNPLKRSRGGVGTVVVYDNASRKIEILGVGNISTKLVGNVDSRNIMSYNGIIGHNIPNTMKSQEVNARDFKFIILCSDGIKSRWDISKYPMILRYDPTIIAAAIYKDFARKTDDMSVVIIKTQNL, from the coding sequence ATGGTTAATGAAAACTATGTAAGTTATCCCGCAACGGACAGGAGCTACTATGCCTTGTTGCGCAAAGGTATACATAAGCAGGCGTTAACAGCTGGTTTTGATGACAAAAAATTAGCTCACCTGGACATTATTGTGGCCGAAATCACCACCAATATATTTAAGCATACTTCTGGTGCAGAGATTTTATGTGGTGTAATGGGGCAGGGCAAGCACCAATATATTGAAATTATCAGTATCGATGATGGACCTGGTTTTACTGATTTGCCAAACATGCTTTTGGATGGAGTTTCTTCTGTAAATACGCTGGGGCATGGCTTAGGTAGTATAAAACGCTTGTCAGATTTCTTTGGAATCTATTCGCAGAAGGGTTGGGGCACTGTCCTGGTCGCCCGCCTCCATAAACAAGAATATAAAGAAGATTTACATCCTATTGTTGTTACAAGCCTCGTGGTGGCTAAACCTTCTGAAATTGAAAGTGGCGATGGCTGTATGTATAAAAGTTCTGAACGCTATTTTAAATTATTTCTTATGGATGGCCTGGGGCATGGGCCCGAGGCACATCAGGCAGTAATGGAAGGCTTCAACGCATTTAAGCTTTGCCCTTATCATGATCCTGCAGAAATTATTCGTTATATGCACAACCCCTTGAAACGAAGCCGCGGCGGCGTGGGAACTGTAGTTGTGTATGACAATGCAAGCCGCAAAATTGAAATTCTGGGAGTAGGAAATATTTCTACTAAACTGGTTGGTAATGTTGATTCGAGGAACATCATGTCATATAACGGGATCATTGGGCACAATATCCCAAATACGATGAAAAGCCAGGAGGTTAATGCCAGGGACTTTAAATTTATTATTTTATGTTCTGATGGGATAAAATCACGCTGGGATATTTCCAAATACCCTATGATTTTAAGATATGACCCAACAATTATTGCCGCAGCAATTTATAAAGATTTCGCGCGTAAAACAGATGACATGTCAGTTGTGATCATTAAAACCCAAAATTTATGA
- a CDS encoding sensor histidine kinase KdpD, which produces MIKLAEVSLESEMDIILCSQKFLKITEILHLSLSTKSTFASAISEVARVMTDHTDNGILSVGINEDKGKFKLICEVTYPGLESTIDPELFHFAKRLVPVFDVYLINDRHVIQFSIGLPKSLHLDKSKIQLVVAYIENSLPVSPYETLKISKNELSQKAELQEEELKAAKILNDLKSEFISIASHELKSPLTILKAYGDIAVSSKMKSLAQVQEYVRRMNAQCSKLAALALQLLDSAKIEIGNLEYEMTSLDFNAYLLRTLEDLKHLTPEHNLVTELCNSCMMTIDELRLEQVIVNLVSNAAKYSEKGTNIYIQTTRDPAENTLKIMIRDEGIGISESGIKKIFDKFYREPAVIGKLSGLGIGMYIASKIVSSHGGQIWVTSELGKGSTFHVSLPIN; this is translated from the coding sequence ATGATAAAACTTGCAGAAGTTTCTTTGGAAAGTGAAATGGATATCATCCTTTGCAGTCAGAAGTTTCTTAAAATCACAGAAATTTTGCATCTGAGCCTGTCTACAAAAAGTACTTTTGCGAGTGCGATCTCCGAAGTAGCCAGAGTGATGACGGATCACACGGATAATGGAATATTAAGTGTTGGCATAAACGAAGATAAAGGAAAATTTAAATTGATCTGCGAGGTCACTTATCCGGGATTGGAAAGCACTATTGATCCGGAACTGTTTCATTTCGCTAAAAGGCTGGTTCCTGTCTTTGACGTTTACTTGATCAATGATCGTCATGTCATTCAATTTTCAATCGGCCTTCCAAAATCGTTACACCTCGACAAATCAAAAATTCAGTTGGTTGTTGCTTATATAGAGAACAGCCTGCCCGTTTCACCTTACGAAACCCTTAAGATCAGTAAAAACGAACTATCTCAAAAGGCGGAATTGCAAGAGGAAGAGTTAAAGGCTGCTAAAATTTTAAATGATCTAAAATCGGAATTTATCTCCATCGCAAGCCACGAACTTAAATCGCCGCTTACTATTTTAAAAGCTTATGGAGATATCGCGGTATCGTCGAAAATGAAGTCTCTAGCGCAGGTTCAGGAGTACGTTAGGCGTATGAATGCTCAGTGTTCAAAGTTGGCTGCCCTGGCATTACAACTTTTAGATTCTGCAAAAATTGAAATTGGGAATTTGGAATATGAAATGACGAGTCTGGATTTTAATGCTTATTTGCTTAGAACCCTAGAGGATTTGAAGCACCTAACTCCAGAACATAATTTAGTTACCGAGCTTTGTAATAGCTGCATGATGACGATAGATGAGCTTCGTTTGGAGCAGGTTATTGTTAATCTGGTTAGCAATGCAGCAAAATATTCTGAGAAAGGAACCAATATTTATATTCAGACCACACGCGATCCAGCAGAAAATACGCTGAAAATAATGATTAGGGATGAAGGTATCGGAATTTCTGAGTCAGGTATCAAAAAGATATTTGATAAATTCTATCGTGAACCAGCCGTAATTGGTAAACTTTCCGGTTTGGGAATCGGGATGTATATTGCTTCAAAGATCGTAAGTTCACATGGAGGGCAAATTTGGGTTACAAGCGAGCTCGGAAAGGGCTCCACGTTTCATGTTTCCCTGCCCATTAATTAG
- a CDS encoding cation-translocating P-type ATPase, whose translation MGVAQGALIQNFPVLDMSCASCAASVESTLKAQNGVLNAAVNYASASASVEYLPALTNPDTLQKAVQAAGYDLLIENKAQEAEKLEEISQLKLSQLKRKTLLAGIFTIPIVVIGMFFMNIPYANQIMWMLSTPVVAWFGKGFFVNAWKQAKHQSANMDTLVALGAGIAYVFSVFNTLNPQFWHNRGLHAHVYFEASAVIISFILLGKLLEEKAKGNTSAAIKKLMGLQPKTVVVIDQDGQQLVKPIEEVAVGDEILVKPGERIAVDGVILKGSSFVDESMLTGESIPVLRKEGDRVFAGSINQKSSFQFSAVKVGEETLLAHIIKMVQDAQGSKAPVQKLVDKIAGIFVPVVMLIALITFAVWLVFGGSQGFPQGLMAFATVLVIACPCALGLATPTALMVGIGKAAENGILIKDALSLELAKKIDILVLDKTGTITEGRPEVTDSFWLAESEYHQQVLAGLELQSEHPLAEAIVKHYATVTAQSVLNFESITGMGASANVDGKRYYAGNQKLLEAHQVNLPEALLHKASEWATEAKTVIWFADGTRALAVLAIADQVKAGSAEAVLQLQRAGILVYMLTGDNEQTARAIAIKTGISQYHAGMMPEQKAAFIKQLQAEGKVVAMAGDGINDSAALAQADVSIAMGRGSDIAMDVAKMTIISSDLNKIPAAIKLSRQTVATIRQNLFWAFVYNVIGIPLAAGVLYPLNGFLLNPMLAGAAMALSSVSVVSNSLLLKYKK comes from the coding sequence ATGGGCGTAGCGCAAGGGGCATTAATTCAGAATTTTCCGGTATTAGACATGAGCTGTGCGTCTTGCGCAGCGAGTGTAGAAAGTACCTTAAAGGCACAAAATGGGGTGCTCAATGCTGCGGTAAACTATGCTTCGGCGTCTGCATCGGTAGAATACCTTCCGGCGCTTACCAATCCCGATACTTTGCAAAAGGCCGTACAGGCAGCTGGCTATGACCTGCTGATTGAAAATAAGGCGCAGGAAGCGGAAAAACTGGAAGAAATAAGCCAGCTGAAACTTAGCCAGCTGAAAAGAAAAACCTTGCTGGCGGGTATTTTTACCATACCCATAGTGGTCATCGGCATGTTCTTTATGAACATTCCTTATGCCAACCAAATAATGTGGATGTTAAGCACACCAGTTGTGGCCTGGTTTGGTAAGGGCTTTTTTGTAAACGCATGGAAACAGGCCAAACATCAATCGGCAAATATGGATACGCTAGTGGCCCTGGGTGCTGGAATTGCCTATGTTTTTAGTGTATTCAATACCCTTAATCCCCAATTTTGGCATAACAGAGGCCTGCATGCCCATGTTTATTTTGAGGCATCAGCAGTAATCATCTCCTTTATATTGCTGGGCAAATTGCTGGAAGAAAAAGCAAAAGGAAATACCTCTGCTGCCATTAAAAAATTGATGGGTCTGCAACCAAAAACAGTGGTGGTCATAGATCAGGACGGCCAACAGTTGGTAAAGCCCATTGAAGAAGTAGCTGTTGGTGATGAGATCCTGGTAAAACCCGGCGAGCGGATTGCCGTAGATGGGGTGATTCTAAAAGGCAGCTCTTTTGTGGATGAAAGTATGTTGACCGGGGAGTCTATTCCGGTCTTAAGAAAGGAAGGCGATAGGGTATTTGCCGGTTCCATCAATCAGAAAAGTAGTTTTCAGTTTAGTGCGGTAAAAGTTGGTGAAGAAACCCTGCTGGCCCATATTATAAAAATGGTGCAGGATGCCCAGGGAAGTAAAGCACCTGTGCAAAAACTGGTAGATAAAATAGCGGGTATTTTTGTGCCTGTGGTAATGCTGATTGCCTTGATTACTTTTGCGGTATGGTTGGTTTTTGGTGGAAGCCAGGGCTTTCCACAGGGTTTAATGGCTTTCGCAACGGTTTTGGTCATTGCCTGTCCATGTGCATTGGGATTGGCTACGCCAACCGCCCTCATGGTAGGGATTGGCAAGGCGGCTGAAAACGGCATTTTGATCAAAGATGCCCTAAGCCTGGAGCTGGCGAAGAAAATTGATATACTGGTGCTCGATAAAACAGGCACCATTACAGAGGGCCGCCCGGAAGTAACGGATAGTTTTTGGCTGGCAGAGAGCGAGTACCATCAGCAAGTGCTTGCAGGTTTGGAGCTACAATCTGAGCATCCGCTAGCCGAAGCTATTGTAAAACATTATGCCACGGTGACAGCACAATCTGTTTTAAATTTTGAAAGCATTACCGGTATGGGTGCAAGTGCCAACGTGGATGGCAAACGGTATTATGCGGGCAATCAGAAATTACTGGAGGCACATCAGGTTAATTTGCCGGAAGCCTTGCTTCACAAAGCTTCAGAATGGGCTACAGAGGCAAAAACTGTCATCTGGTTTGCGGATGGTACTCGTGCTTTAGCGGTGCTGGCCATCGCCGATCAGGTTAAAGCTGGGTCTGCTGAAGCCGTTCTGCAATTGCAAAGGGCCGGGATATTGGTGTATATGCTTACGGGAGATAATGAGCAGACCGCCCGCGCCATTGCAATCAAAACAGGGATTTCTCAATACCATGCCGGCATGATGCCCGAACAAAAAGCGGCCTTTATTAAACAATTGCAGGCTGAAGGTAAGGTGGTAGCCATGGCGGGCGACGGAATTAACGACAGCGCTGCGTTGGCCCAGGCAGATGTGAGCATTGCCATGGGCAGAGGAAGCGACATTGCCATGGACGTGGCAAAAATGACCATTATCTCTTCTGATCTCAATAAAATACCTGCCGCTATAAAATTATCCAGGCAAACTGTAGCCACCATAAGGCAGAATTTATTCTGGGCCTTTGTATACAATGTAATTGGCATTCCATTGGCTGCTGGTGTATTGTACCCCCTTAATGGTTTTTTGCTAAACCCGATGCTGGCGGGGGCCGCAATGGCCCTGAGCAGTGTAAGCGTGGTTAGCAACAGCCTGCTCTTAAAGTATAAAAAATAA